A window from Onychostoma macrolepis isolate SWU-2019 chromosome 07, ASM1243209v1, whole genome shotgun sequence encodes these proteins:
- the LOC131543418 gene encoding sterile alpha motif domain-containing protein 9-like, with the protein MPSSNPSSKENETFPVPTSLRDSLSCLNVIWSDMSETEDLNPDAARQHQADFLKGTPPKWHHFYTSVNLPLVERDGFNDLIHLVEKRKGKRYLITDISFRYQPGSGGSTLAMQVLWRLRKDLRCARVIDSKLDTKELSKQVVDLFLLSSEEHAKQNRRTVLLLLDTKEKTDNDLPIKNILCGNLTEEIHKRGINTDTPIVIILNCIPTDFTLTDTMVLPPKLSEREIRQFKEKVLQQIRLQRKGHWKVTTINLFHQKDSGGPALTEEILRDLREEFRCETWTEPFKTDITENKEFAREIEKMTNALLSIYETHQNTVLLLLDHTDDKPLRYLIKNLQSKLQRADQTDHPAFIIINAVSKSTVRAKDDVKLKMELLPQEQERFAQKRLELKKKFKKMSLNLHAFNIMHGGFKKEDAEAVITDEMKKHVDKNQKSSSTRLLSFLALINSYVPGSHLSKLLCKEFIKQEEWSTDEGKPSVEMIMKPFEDLIVTYSEGEQKGNCIRLAHPMIADACLKMFNESKLTRFDIALDFLNSLVKGKQSSYVQICKSMLVTRLEGLIKKEKFSKLIIDILDERENNTNLCIRLLKLASNLFSTDPFYPQALARLYYIEVKEQNKYEKATKQATEAIRRDPEKSHIRDTLGQVLKHHLRNQSKKPFSDIKVCLAIAQSAADAFKEEEKAAQVESEDNTKFNNRGYFGFLQVCNIIHDLGPKKPLEQEYSNLISGLRGDVESRYDFFEWYLAFSRPSISKEEPDYFCKDVEDCYMHYFKQGEQTNEMTLNEKKMKSFGGLLHFLKSDINVLKENQSALKNPQSEHEVVLYILANIILSQSGEPCEEAEDLQARLQELWATETEDRRPEFYLLVLLLFWPDEAQPAIANPPDLEKCVQLMSQSYERKYQKYLHGRYLVPLFFFGKGKGLQRLLHTSKLHQADLELLTEGDEKAETKCLQRINGNVENHKVFAVIEGQQIPVTPHNQVSVYKQGLVSFYLGFNIRGPIAYNIRHEEN; encoded by the coding sequence ATGCCTTCATCCAATCCCAGTTCCAAAGAGAATGAAACATTCCCAGTTCCAACTTCACTTAGAGATTCACTATCATGCCTCAATGTCATATGGTCTGATATGTCTGAGACAGAAGACCTTAACCCTGACGCAGCTAGACAGCATCAAGCTGACTTTCTTAAAGGAACCCCGCCAAAGTGGCATCATTTTTACACCTCAGTGAACTTACCATTGGTCGAAAGGGATGGGTTTAATGATTTAATACATTTAGTtgagaaaagaaaaggaaaacgcTATCTCATCACTGATATTTCTTTTCGATACCAGCCTGGCAGTGGAGGCTCGACTCTGGCCATGCAGGTGCTTTGGCGTCTCCGGAAAGATCTCAGATGTGCCAGAGTGATCGATTCAAAACTAGACACTAAAGAGCTGTCAAAACAAGTGGTGGACCTTTTCCTGCTGTCCAGTGAAGAACATGCGAAACAAAATCGAAGAACTGTGCTGCTGTTACTGGACACCAAAGAAAAGACGGACAATGATCTGCCAATCAAGAACATTCTCTGTGGAAACCTGACTGAAGAAATCCATAAGAGGGGCATCAATACAGACACACCAATTGTGATCATTTTAAACTGCATCCCTACAGACTTCACTCTCACGGACACAATGGTTCTTCCCCCAAAACTCTCAGAAAGGGAAATAAGACAGTTCAAGGAAAAAGTTCTGCAACAGATCCGACTACAGAGAAAAGGCCACTGGAAAGTTACAACCATAAATCTGTTCCACCAGAAAGACAGCGGCGGACCAGCACTAACTGAGGAGATACTGAGAGACTTGAGAGAAGAGTTCAGATGTGAAACCTGGACAGAACCATTCAAAACCGATATCACAGAAAATAAAGAGTTTGCGAGAGAGAttgaaaaaatgacaaatgcattgCTCAGTATATATGAAACACATCAAAACACTGTGCTTCTCCTGTTGGATCACACAGATGATAAGCCCCTACGCTACTTAATAAAGAATCTGCAGTCAAAGCTTCAGCGTGCCGATCAAACCGACCATCCTGCATTCATCATTATCAATGCTGTGAGCAAGAGCACTGTTCGAGCAAAAGACGACGTGAAGCTTAAAATGGAGCTCTTACCACAGGAGCAGGAGAGGTTTGCTCAGAAAAGGCTGGAGCTgaaaaagaaattcaagaaaatGTCACTGAACTTGCATGCTTTTAACATAATGCATGGAGGTTTCAAGAAAGAGGACGCAGAGGCAGTGATCACAGACGAAATGAAAAAACATGTTGATAAAAACCAAAAGTCCAGCAGCACAAGACTTCTCAGTTTTTTGGCTTTGATAAATTCATACGTCCCAGGTTCACACTTGTCAAAGCTTTTGTGCAAGGAATTCATTAAACAAGAAGAATGGTCCACTGATGAGGGAAAACCTTCTGTGGAAATGATAATGAAGCCTTTTGAGGATCTCATAGTAACATACTCTGAAGGAGAACAGAAAGGCAACTGCATACGCCTGGCACATCCAATGATTGCTGATGCCTGTCTCAAAATGTTCAATGAGAGCAAACTGACAAGATTTGATATCGCTCTTGACTTCTTGAACAGTTTAGTGAAAGGAAAGCAGAGTAGCTATGTTCAAATTTGCAAGAGCATGCTAGTCACAAGACTTGAGGGACTGATAAAAAAGGAAAAGTTTTCCAAACTGATTATTGACATCTTGGATGAAAGGGAAAATAACACTAACCTGTGCATCCGTTTGTTGAAGTTGGCTTCAAATTTGTTCTCAACAGACCCTTTTTATCCTCAAGCACTTGCACGTTTGTATTACATTGAGGTAAAAGAgcaaaacaaatatgaaaagGCAACAAAACAGGCAACAGAAGCTATCAGAAGAGATCCAGAAAAATCTCATATAAGAGACACATTGGGGCAAGTTCTCAAACACCACTTGCGAAATCAATCTAAAAAGCCATTCTCAGACATTAAAGTGTGTTTGGCCATTGCACAGTCTGCTGCTGATGCATTTAAAGAAGAAGAGAAAGCAGCTCAAGTCGAGTCAGAGGACAACACCAAATTCAATAACAGGGGCTACTTTGGTTTTCTTCAGGTTTGCAATATCATTCATGACCTGGGCCCAAAAAAACCTCTTGAACAAGAATACAGCAATTTAATCAGTGGTCTCAGAGGTGACGTTGAGTCTAGATATGATTTCTTTGAATGGTACCTTGCCTTTTCAAGACCAAGCATCAGTAAAGAGGAACCGGATTACTTTTGTAAAGATGTTGAGGACTGCTACATGCACTACTTCAAACAGGGAGAGCAGACTAACGAAATGACTctgaatgagaaaaaaatgaagTCTTTTGGAGGACTACTTCATTTCCTAAAATCAGACATCAATGTGCTTAAAGAGAATCAGAGTGCACTCAAAAATCCACAATCTGAACATGAAGTGGTTCTCTACATTCTTGCCAACATTATCTTGAGTCAGTCGGGTGAGCCGTGTGAAGAAGCAGAAGATCTTCAGGCCAGGTTACAGGAGCTTTGGGCAACAGAAACTGAAGACAGACGCCCAGAGTTTTACCTCTTGGTGCTTTTGCTCTTTTGGCCTGATGAAGCACAGCCAGCGATCGCAAACCCTCCAGACCTTGAAAAGTGTGTCCAACTTATGAGTCAGTCATATGAGAGAAAGTATCAGAAATACCTTCATGGTCGCTACCTGGTGCCTCTGTTCTTCTTCGGAAAAGGTAAAGGATTGCAGAGACTGCTCCATACCTCAAAACTGCATCAAGCTGATCTGGAGCTCCTCACTGAAGGAGATGAAAAAGCAGAAACCAAATGTCT